One part of the Brachyspira sp. SAP_772 genome encodes these proteins:
- a CDS encoding HEAT repeat domain-containing protein: MKQFVILFLLIISFNLIAQSTNETLSSSTTNEAASSGYVVNEELINTFKYGTTSQKISAISKIKKTKNENDISAMVEYYPNEKNNKIKIEIINFFKQNVNDKGKTIIDYAIVDEDDSVRKEAYYLCSIYPDIKYEASIMSSISNESGLILDSMINALGAIKSTLASDYLAEKYTNDVIGSSTKIEILRYFSETKDSKGEVICRNVAQNTGEPALVRYMGIVAMGAYPSAENYEILQKILKEDLPEVTARVIYILPEYSAYGDIKTDIVEACKNDSESVRIYAIKALKDYKTESEIQELLLYRLQNDNSENITLEVLNLYNDSMPTGEMFDAIKKLADSSANKKIKEKAKSIVEGSNNTTTETTTATAY; the protein is encoded by the coding sequence ATGAAACAGTTTGTTATTTTATTTTTATTAATTATTTCTTTTAATTTAATTGCACAAAGTACTAATGAAACTTTATCATCATCTACTACTAATGAAGCTGCTTCATCAGGCTATGTTGTAAACGAGGAATTAATCAACACTTTTAAATATGGTACTACTTCTCAAAAAATATCAGCTATTTCAAAAATAAAAAAGACTAAAAATGAAAATGATATTTCTGCTATGGTGGAATATTATCCTAATGAAAAAAATAATAAAATAAAAATAGAGATAATTAATTTCTTTAAGCAAAATGTTAATGATAAAGGAAAAACTATAATAGATTATGCTATAGTAGATGAAGATGATAGTGTGCGAAAAGAGGCTTATTATTTATGTTCTATTTATCCTGATATAAAGTATGAGGCAAGTATTATGTCTTCTATTAGCAATGAATCTGGGCTTATATTAGATAGTATGATAAATGCTTTAGGTGCTATTAAATCCACTTTAGCATCAGATTATTTGGCAGAGAAATACACTAATGATGTGATTGGCTCTAGCACAAAGATAGAGATATTAAGATATTTTTCTGAAACTAAAGATAGTAAAGGTGAAGTTATTTGTAGAAATGTGGCACAAAATACTGGAGAGCCTGCTTTGGTTAGATATATGGGAATAGTGGCAATGGGGGCTTATCCTAGTGCTGAAAATTATGAGATATTACAAAAAATATTAAAAGAGGATTTGCCTGAAGTTACTGCGAGGGTTATTTATATACTTCCAGAGTATAGTGCTTATGGGGATATTAAAACGGATATTGTTGAGGCTTGCAAAAATGATAGCGAATCTGTGAGGATATATGCTATTAAGGCTTTGAAAGATTATAAGACAGAATCAGAGATTCAAGAGCTTTTGCTTTATAGACTTCAAAATGACAATTCTGAAAATATTACTCTTGAGGTATTAAATCTTTATAACGATTCTATGCCTACTGGAGAGATGTTTGATGCCATAAAAAAATTAGCTGACTCTTCTGCAAACAAGAAAATTAAAGAAAAAGCAAAATCAATAGTAGAAGGCTCTAATAATACAACAACAGAAACAACTACAGCTACTGCTTATTAA
- a CDS encoding flagellar hook assembly protein FlgD, producing the protein MISAEALRMSDKEIRILKQEVGAFNLQHNFERDPAKNSLGKDDFLKLLTVQMSHQDPLAPMDNRDMIAQLAQFSSVEQMTEVNKNLESMKTFYSSQSGYSMLGKSVEVMDEAGNRFLGPVEMVMENDTGVALAVRTSNGLITVRPEDVMIVHSSGDLMASESAAAAAIMENQSEDEATKIFKSSLADKAQIVRPSEDDGNGDSINNSIMMTAKEDNKQNDEKDSIGNKTIKK; encoded by the coding sequence ATGATATCAGCAGAAGCATTAAGAATGAGTGATAAGGAGATAAGAATATTAAAGCAAGAAGTTGGAGCTTTTAACTTGCAGCATAATTTTGAAAGAGATCCTGCTAAAAACTCCTTAGGTAAAGATGACTTTTTAAAACTATTAACAGTACAAATGAGCCATCAAGACCCATTGGCTCCTATGGATAACAGAGATATGATAGCACAGCTTGCACAGTTTTCTTCTGTAGAGCAAATGACTGAAGTTAATAAAAACTTAGAATCTATGAAAACATTTTATTCTAGTCAAAGCGGTTATTCTATGCTTGGTAAAAGTGTTGAAGTAATGGACGAGGCGGGAAATAGATTTTTAGGACCTGTTGAGATGGTTATGGAAAATGATACTGGAGTTGCTTTGGCTGTTAGAACTTCTAATGGACTTATCACTGTTAGACCTGAAGATGTTATGATAGTACACTCTAGCGGAGATTTAATGGCTTCAGAATCTGCTGCCGCTGCTGCAATTATGGAAAATCAAAGCGAAGATGAAGCTACAAAAATATTTAAATCATCATTAGCAGATAAAGCTCAAATAGTAAGACCTTCAGAAGACGATGGAAATGGTGATAGTATTAATAATTCTATTATGATGACAGCAAAAGAAGATAATAAACAAAATGATGAGAAAGATAGTATAGGAAATAAAACTATTAAGAAATAA
- a CDS encoding flagellar hook-length control protein FliK translates to MINSVSNVLSFNDSNISANNNTTYNIYDDNNSFAKMLDEAQNSEEIYSQSVTNKSIEKEEDYQDSLYKNNITDENSQNADSTENIKRESIENNKDEVKNSELEKTINEKKEEISENENKENKNIENTENADNNEIKKDIMSSKEKAKKLIDKAGLIIENYKADKKAQLDKNIDNKVNEEKLSSLLKDIENIKEELKNINLEELDEKDKKEIIDLIIVLESLEEIAVSHQNDDINVEKLSDIFELVEVKDDNNIEEKAKNIEKADVKDAKDIKDTKIVENINDDIINNSTETLISNDDNVADKREMRLQEAKENANNNLNNTISDEKGSELTIINMKDSSSNLKGYNHYNNVSKSQSTNNLAENMIRFQDLMSKLVEKAQVAVNNGKSEVLMSLNPEYLGKVRLKISMDADNNLVGKIFVDNAEIKDIFTKNLDTVISSLNEIGINIEGFDVMLRQDMPNENGEFEFEGNNNNLNGFGADNIEEETVSVQNYNIVPERKLNLLI, encoded by the coding sequence ATGATAAACTCAGTTAGCAATGTATTATCTTTTAATGACAGCAATATATCTGCTAATAATAATACAACTTATAATATATATGATGATAATAATAGTTTTGCTAAAATGCTAGATGAAGCACAAAATAGCGAGGAGATTTATTCTCAAAGTGTTACAAACAAATCTATAGAAAAAGAAGAAGATTATCAAGATAGTTTATATAAAAACAATATAACAGATGAAAACTCTCAAAATGCTGATAGCACTGAAAACATAAAAAGAGAAAGCATTGAAAATAATAAAGATGAAGTAAAAAATAGTGAGTTAGAAAAAACTATAAATGAGAAAAAAGAAGAAATATCAGAAAACGAAAACAAAGAAAATAAAAATATAGAAAACACTGAAAATGCAGATAATAATGAAATTAAAAAAGATATAATGTCTTCTAAAGAGAAAGCAAAAAAATTAATTGATAAAGCAGGACTCATAATAGAAAATTATAAGGCTGATAAAAAGGCTCAATTAGATAAAAATATTGATAATAAAGTTAATGAAGAGAAATTATCTTCATTGCTTAAAGATATCGAGAACATAAAAGAAGAGCTAAAAAACATTAATTTAGAAGAATTAGATGAAAAAGATAAAAAAGAAATTATTGATTTAATAATTGTTTTAGAGAGTTTAGAAGAGATTGCTGTATCTCATCAAAATGATGATATTAATGTTGAAAAATTATCAGACATATTTGAGTTGGTAGAAGTTAAAGATGATAATAATATAGAAGAAAAAGCTAAAAATATAGAAAAAGCAGATGTGAAAGATGCAAAAGATATAAAAGATACAAAAATAGTAGAAAATATAAATGATGATATAATTAATAATTCTACAGAAACTCTTATAAGCAATGATGATAATGTTGCTGATAAAAGAGAGATGAGATTGCAAGAAGCTAAAGAGAATGCTAATAATAATTTAAATAACACTATATCCGATGAAAAAGGAAGCGAACTTACAATCATTAACATGAAAGATTCTTCTTCTAATTTAAAAGGATATAATCATTACAACAATGTATCTAAATCACAAAGCACTAATAATCTTGCTGAGAATATGATTAGATTTCAAGATTTGATGTCAAAATTGGTAGAGAAAGCACAGGTTGCTGTTAATAATGGCAAGAGTGAAGTTTTGATGTCTCTTAATCCTGAATATTTGGGTAAGGTGAGATTAAAAATAAGCATGGACGCTGACAATAATTTAGTAGGTAAAATATTTGTAGATAATGCTGAGATAAAAGACATATTTACAAAAAACTTAGACACTGTTATTAGTTCTTTAAATGAGATTGGAATAAACATAGAAGGGTTTGATGTAATGCTTAGACAGGACATGCCAAATGAAAATGGAGAGTTTGAGTTTGAAGGTAACAACAATAATTTAAATGGCTTTGGAGCAGACAATATAGAAGAAGAAACTGTAAGCGTACAAAATTATAATATAGTTCCAGAGAGAAAATTAAACTTATTAATATAA
- a CDS encoding LemA family protein, with protein MKGSIVAIIFIIVNVIAISIFMIVTTTSIKESILTEEKLSREHLNNILNIYSKKREASIQYYNAISKIPRLDTYTVSSLSNYIIRLSKIDIDDKLIEKPLTFQEFQYVQARIQENINKIDYTARNYPVLRTNQFYIEALRVIRPIIQEEKKAIETYNTHVNEYNRLSTMPPSNIVAGIMGKFPFLVFETGTNIISQTAHIFQ; from the coding sequence ATGAAAGGTTCTATTGTAGCTATTATATTTATAATAGTTAATGTTATAGCTATTAGTATATTTATGATAGTAACTACTACTTCTATAAAAGAATCTATTCTCACAGAAGAAAAATTATCAAGAGAACATTTAAATAATATATTAAATATTTATTCAAAAAAAAGAGAAGCTTCTATACAATATTATAATGCCATATCAAAAATACCAAGATTAGATACATACACCGTAAGTTCATTAAGTAATTATATAATAAGACTAAGTAAAATAGATATAGATGATAAATTAATAGAAAAGCCGCTAACTTTTCAAGAGTTTCAATATGTTCAAGCAAGAATACAAGAGAATATCAATAAAATAGATTATACAGCAAGGAATTATCCTGTTTTAAGGACAAATCAATTTTATATAGAAGCTTTAAGAGTAATAAGACCAATAATACAAGAAGAGAAAAAAGCAATAGAAACGTATAATACACATGTAAATGAATATAATAGATTATCAACAATGCCCCCTTCAAATATAGTAGCCGGCATTATGGGGAAATTTCCTTTTTTGGTATTTGAAACAGGCACAAATATCATTTCTCAAACAGCACATATATTTCAATAG
- a CDS encoding TM2 domain-containing protein: protein MKKRAYAIIYSALSIMLGGIGIQKFYLGQTKRGILHVLFFWTFIPTIICVIDLLKFTFMTEEEFDEKYNKIELTNNFSNNKKESNIIKQSLKYNKLINTISMKIKDNKLKENIKELNELYKNIIDISAKDTSDNKIAIKELEKLLEYNIPTIVKIINTYIDLEKSKIEQDNTKLKNDIMDSIIAIKEKLKTILDTIYNNNIIDISSDIEVIKSTSKR, encoded by the coding sequence ATGAAAAAAAGAGCATATGCCATAATATATTCTGCATTGTCTATAATGCTTGGCGGTATTGGTATACAAAAATTCTATCTTGGACAAACAAAAAGAGGAATATTACATGTTTTATTCTTCTGGACTTTTATACCTACAATTATCTGTGTAATAGATTTATTAAAGTTTACATTTATGACAGAAGAGGAGTTTGATGAGAAATACAATAAAATAGAATTAACTAATAATTTTTCTAATAATAAAAAAGAATCTAACATCATAAAACAGTCTTTAAAATATAATAAACTCATAAACACTATATCAATGAAAATTAAAGACAATAAATTAAAAGAAAATATTAAAGAGTTAAATGAACTTTATAAAAATATAATAGACATATCTGCAAAAGATACTAGCGACAATAAAATAGCAATAAAAGAATTAGAAAAACTTTTAGAATATAATATACCTACAATAGTAAAAATAATAAATACATATATAGACTTAGAAAAATCAAAAATAGAACAAGATAATACTAAATTAAAAAATGATATAATGGACTCTATTATAGCAATAAAAGAAAAATTAAAAACTATATTAGACACGATATATAATAATAACATTATTGACATTTCAAGTGATATAGAAGTTATAAAATCAACTTCAAAAAGATAA
- a CDS encoding glycosyltransferase: MSLKVTVIIPHRIGENIESTLVGIYLSDYNKNNIEIFQAEGTHPTVQRNECLKKASGDIIYFIDNDSLVDPLNIKRAVEIFESNEKVAIVGGPAIHIISNAKERYIDSCMRSYYAVGPIANRYSKNSSTYREGTDRDVILCNLFVRRDVIFEAGLFDEDLYPNEENALIDKILSLGYKLMYDPEIIVRRPPRGNLKSYIKMLLNYGRGRFEQLYKNFNKKNLIFTLPAFFSVYILSLPIILTIYLHTKINYIALYFIPFIVYSAMTILAGIIKSIRDEGLINKILGIFIYPFMFFITHLFYGLGFFYAIFRIITGYKRVTKFNINKYKSFS, from the coding sequence GTGTCGTTAAAAGTAACTGTAATTATTCCTCATAGAATAGGTGAAAATATAGAAAGTACATTAGTAGGAATTTATCTATCTGATTATAATAAAAATAATATAGAAATATTTCAAGCCGAAGGTACTCATCCTACCGTACAAAGAAATGAATGTTTAAAAAAGGCTTCTGGAGATATTATATATTTTATAGATAATGATTCGCTTGTAGATCCTCTTAATATAAAAAGGGCTGTAGAGATATTTGAAAGCAATGAAAAAGTTGCAATAGTTGGCGGGCCTGCTATTCATATTATTTCAAATGCAAAAGAGAGATATATTGACTCTTGTATGCGTTCTTATTATGCTGTAGGGCCTATAGCAAATAGATACAGTAAAAACTCTTCTACTTATAGAGAAGGAACAGATAGAGATGTAATACTTTGTAATTTGTTTGTGCGAAGAGATGTAATATTTGAAGCGGGGCTTTTTGATGAAGATTTATACCCAAATGAAGAGAATGCATTAATTGATAAAATACTTTCTTTGGGCTACAAATTAATGTATGACCCTGAAATAATAGTAAGAAGACCCCCTAGAGGAAATTTAAAATCATATATAAAAATGCTTCTTAACTATGGAAGGGGAAGATTCGAACAGCTTTATAAAAACTTCAATAAAAAAAACTTAATATTTACATTACCTGCTTTTTTTAGTGTTTATATTTTATCACTACCTATAATATTAACTATTTATTTACATACTAAAATTAATTATATAGCATTATATTTTATTCCATTTATTGTATATTCTGCAATGACAATTTTGGCGGGTATAATAAAATCTATAAGAGATGAAGGACTTATAAATAAAATTTTAGGAATATTTATATATCCTTTTATGTTTTTTATCACTCATCTGTTTTACGGATTAGGATTTTTTTATGCTATTTTTAGAATTATAACTGGTTATAAGAGAGTAACAAAATTTAATATAAATAAATATAAATCATTTTCTTAA
- the galT gene encoding galactose-1-phosphate uridylyltransferase: protein MAELRYNPLLGDYVMIASHRQARPQMPKDYCPFCPGSGKVPDSYDVLCYDNDFPALSFEPPYPDDVDNGKLFKTAPSIGKCEVILYSSDHNTTLPELPVEHILKLVKLWQERMVKIAENKKIKYIMPFENKGEVVGVTMPHPHGQIYGYSWIPLRIKRKIEMASSYYNIKNKNLFADMLEQEIEDGRRIIFENDDFVCFLPFASEYPYGIMIMPKRNVIAINDFNEKESLSLADTIKKATTTLDTLFDMKFPYMMCMYSAPVNDGFNYNDIWRYHIEFFPPMRSKEKQKFNASSETGAWAPCNPTSPEEMAANLRTAYFRNIGM, encoded by the coding sequence ATGGCAGAATTACGTTATAATCCTTTACTTGGTGATTATGTTATGATAGCAAGTCATAGGCAAGCACGTCCGCAGATGCCTAAAGACTATTGCCCTTTTTGCCCGGGAAGCGGTAAAGTGCCTGATAGTTATGATGTTCTCTGTTATGATAATGACTTTCCTGCTCTATCTTTTGAACCGCCTTATCCTGATGATGTTGATAATGGTAAACTATTTAAAACTGCTCCTTCTATAGGAAAATGCGAAGTAATTTTATACTCTTCAGACCACAATACTACCCTTCCAGAATTGCCTGTTGAACATATATTAAAACTTGTTAAATTATGGCAAGAGAGAATGGTTAAAATAGCTGAAAATAAAAAAATAAAATATATTATGCCTTTTGAAAATAAAGGAGAAGTAGTTGGCGTTACTATGCCGCACCCTCATGGACAAATATATGGTTATAGTTGGATACCTTTAAGAATTAAAAGAAAAATTGAAATGGCTTCAAGCTATTATAATATAAAAAATAAAAATTTATTTGCCGATATGCTTGAACAAGAAATTGAAGATGGAAGAAGAATCATATTTGAAAATGATGATTTTGTATGTTTTCTTCCTTTTGCTTCTGAATATCCTTATGGCATTATGATTATGCCCAAAAGAAATGTTATAGCTATAAATGATTTTAATGAAAAAGAATCTTTATCTTTAGCTGATACTATAAAAAAAGCTACTACTACATTAGACACATTATTTGACATGAAATTTCCTTATATGATGTGTATGTATAGTGCACCTGTAAATGATGGTTTTAACTATAATGATATATGGCGTTATCATATAGAGTTCTTTCCGCCTATGAGAAGCAAAGAAAAACAAAAATTCAATGCTTCATCAGAAACAGGTGCTTGGGCGCCTTGTAACCCTACTAGCCCTGAAGAGATGGCTGCTAATTTGAGAACTGCTTATTTTAGAAATATTGGGATGTAA
- a CDS encoding double-cubane-cluster-containing anaerobic reductase yields MSNNYLPEIFETFNDARKKGFITMKEEKDKGRNVVGTFCTYTPREVIYAADAIAVSLCSTSDETIPEAEKYLPKNLCPLIKSSYGFAVTDKCPYMYFSDIIVGETTCDGKKKMYELLGEIKDTHVMQLPYSKNEFAVALWKNEIKELIKKLEEKFNVKITEEKLKEAIKLCNEERKVIREFFNLGKLVPSPIKGSDMHEALQSSNYKFDRKLYIEEIKNLVDTFNDKYKKGESPFNKNTPRILITGCPTGGLVEKIVKQLEEVGGNVVCFESCVGTKSFEMLVDENKDPIEAIAERYLNIPCSVMSPNNERMEIIKRYIDEYKIDGVVDVTLSACHTYAVEGEKIRRTVEECGKSYLQIETNYSNSDTAQLRTRLEAFVEML; encoded by the coding sequence ATGTCTAATAATTATTTACCAGAAATTTTTGAAACTTTTAATGATGCCCGCAAAAAAGGCTTTATTACAATGAAAGAAGAGAAAGATAAAGGTAGAAATGTAGTTGGTACTTTTTGTACATATACACCAAGAGAGGTGATATATGCTGCTGATGCTATAGCGGTGTCATTATGTTCTACTAGTGATGAAACTATACCTGAGGCAGAGAAGTATTTGCCTAAGAATTTATGTCCGCTAATAAAATCTAGTTATGGTTTTGCTGTTACAGATAAATGTCCTTATATGTATTTTTCTGATATTATAGTAGGTGAGACCACTTGCGATGGAAAGAAAAAAATGTATGAGCTTTTGGGAGAGATAAAAGACACACATGTTATGCAGCTTCCATATTCAAAAAATGAATTTGCTGTTGCTCTTTGGAAAAACGAAATTAAAGAGCTTATAAAAAAATTAGAAGAAAAATTTAATGTAAAAATTACAGAAGAAAAGTTGAAAGAAGCTATAAAGTTATGCAATGAAGAGAGAAAAGTAATAAGAGAGTTTTTTAATTTAGGTAAACTAGTGCCTTCTCCTATAAAGGGAAGTGATATGCATGAGGCTTTGCAGTCATCTAACTATAAATTTGACAGAAAGCTTTATATAGAAGAGATAAAAAATTTAGTTGACACTTTTAATGATAAATATAAAAAAGGAGAATCTCCATTTAATAAAAACACTCCGAGAATACTTATTACAGGATGTCCTACTGGAGGGCTTGTAGAAAAGATAGTAAAGCAGCTTGAAGAGGTTGGCGGAAATGTTGTATGTTTTGAAAGCTGTGTAGGTACAAAGAGTTTTGAGATGCTTGTAGATGAAAACAAAGATCCTATAGAGGCTATTGCTGAGAGATATTTAAATATACCTTGTTCTGTTATGAGTCCTAACAATGAAAGAATGGAGATTATAAAAAGATATATTGATGAATATAAAATAGATGGTGTGGTAGATGTTACTTTAAGTGCTTGTCATACTTATGCTGTGGAAGGCGAAAAGATTAGACGCACTGTAGAAGAATGCGGAAAGTCATATTTACAAATAGAGACTAATTATTCTAACAGCGACACTGCTCAGCTTAGAACTAGATTAGAAGCTTTTGTTGAAATGCTATAA
- a CDS encoding aminotransferase class V-fold PLP-dependent enzyme, translating to MIYFDNAATTLKKPDTVAKAVFDAINSFANASRGSYESSLNSERMILDTRERIVKLFNGYSPNYAAFTSNSTEALNTAIKGIINKDSHVITTSLEHNSVLRPLYEMETLGTELTIIKANNKGELNYNDIEKSIKPNTKAIICTHASNVIGDILDIEFICNLCTKHNILFILDASQTAGSIDIDMKKNNIDVVCFTGHKGLMGPQGTGGLCIKKGVDIKPLKTGGSGIKTYSKTHPENMPTRLEAGTLNSHSIAGLNAALEFIENETVKKIRDKEMELADCFYNGVKNIENIKLYGNYNTKQRTSIVALNIGDTDSAKVSDILSSKYNIATRAGGHCAPLMHEALGTVKQGIVRFSFSYFNTFEEIEKGIDAVREISKSL from the coding sequence ATGATATATTTTGACAATGCAGCAACCACATTAAAAAAACCAGACACTGTTGCTAAGGCAGTTTTTGATGCGATAAACAGCTTTGCAAATGCTTCAAGAGGTTCCTATGAATCATCATTAAATAGCGAGAGAATGATACTTGATACAAGAGAGAGAATAGTTAAACTTTTTAATGGATATAGCCCTAATTATGCTGCATTTACAAGCAATTCCACAGAGGCATTAAACACAGCAATAAAAGGCATAATTAATAAAGATAGCCATGTTATAACCACATCGCTTGAACATAATAGCGTTTTAAGACCTCTCTATGAAATGGAAACTTTAGGAACAGAGCTTACAATAATAAAAGCAAATAATAAAGGTGAATTAAATTATAACGATATAGAAAAAAGCATAAAACCAAACACTAAAGCAATTATTTGTACGCATGCTTCTAATGTTATAGGCGATATTTTGGATATAGAGTTTATTTGCAATTTATGCACTAAACATAATATATTATTTATATTAGATGCTTCACAAACAGCAGGAAGTATTGATATAGATATGAAGAAAAACAATATAGATGTTGTATGTTTTACAGGTCATAAAGGTTTGATGGGACCTCAAGGTACGGGTGGATTATGCATAAAAAAAGGTGTTGATATTAAGCCATTAAAAACAGGAGGCTCTGGAATAAAAACATATTCAAAGACACATCCAGAAAATATGCCTACAAGACTTGAGGCGGGTACATTAAATAGCCATTCTATAGCTGGGCTTAATGCTGCTTTAGAGTTTATAGAAAATGAAACTGTAAAAAAAATTAGAGATAAAGAAATGGAATTAGCAGATTGCTTTTATAATGGTGTGAAAAATATAGAAAACATTAAGCTTTATGGAAATTATAATACAAAACAAAGAACTTCTATAGTGGCTTTAAATATTGGGGATACGGATTCGGCAAAAGTGTCTGATATATTATCAAGCAAATATAATATAGCAACGAGGGCAGGAGGTCATTGTGCACCTCTTATGCATGAGGCTTTAGGCACTGTTAAACAGGGTATTGTGAGATTTAGCTTTTCTTATTTTAATACATTTGAAGAGATAGAAAAAGGAATTGATGCTGTGAGGGAGATAAGTAAAAGTTTATAA
- a CDS encoding acyl-CoA dehydratase activase — protein MYYVGIDIGSTASKVAVYDDKKNDFVELFMIPTGWSGVEASLQILKMLEDKNIKKEESYFVGTGYGRVAIEYADKTITEITCHARGANFLFSNLDGTLIDIGGQDTKIISIKNGKVDNFIMNDKCSAGTGRFIELMANSLGCSIPILLEEAQKCESTDVVISSMCTVFAETEVIGLKASGKEKNEIAYAIVNSVANKVSSLCGKFKDDTYFLTGGLCMFDYLVKVLEKALGGKVITDKRGQYAGAIGAAIIGFEKKSNNTASNNTKNNTIVENNNNKEKRLIITFNTTTDVMRAEKTFKNIMTQTNEVLGKIISIPSEISAGCGMCWESEVDFEYKLIDILKENDIEYDNSYKIEK, from the coding sequence ATGTATTATGTTGGCATAGATATTGGATCAACTGCTTCTAAGGTAGCTGTTTATGATGATAAAAAAAATGATTTTGTAGAATTGTTTATGATACCTACGGGCTGGTCTGGAGTGGAAGCTTCTTTGCAGATATTAAAAATGCTTGAAGATAAAAACATTAAAAAAGAAGAATCCTATTTTGTTGGCACTGGTTATGGGAGGGTTGCTATAGAATATGCTGATAAAACTATAACAGAGATTACTTGTCATGCTAGGGGGGCTAATTTTTTATTTTCAAATTTAGACGGCACATTGATTGACATAGGAGGTCAGGATACAAAAATAATAAGTATAAAAAACGGCAAAGTTGACAATTTTATTATGAATGATAAATGTTCTGCTGGCACTGGGAGGTTTATAGAGTTAATGGCTAATTCTTTGGGCTGTTCTATACCTATACTTCTTGAAGAAGCTCAAAAATGTGAAAGCACAGATGTTGTAATAAGTTCTATGTGTACAGTATTTGCTGAAACTGAGGTTATAGGGCTTAAGGCTAGCGGAAAAGAAAAAAATGAGATTGCTTATGCTATAGTAAACTCTGTTGCAAATAAAGTGTCTTCATTATGCGGAAAGTTTAAAGATGATACTTATTTTCTAACGGGCGGATTGTGCATGTTTGATTATTTAGTTAAAGTGTTAGAAAAAGCTTTAGGCGGAAAAGTTATAACTGATAAAAGAGGACAGTATGCTGGTGCTATAGGTGCTGCTATTATAGGCTTTGAAAAAAAATCTAATAACACAGCATCTAACAATACAAAAAATAATACAATAGTAGAAAATAATAATAATAAAGAGAAGAGATTAATCATAACATTTAATACCACAACAGATGTTATGAGAGCAGAAAAGACTTTTAAAAATATTATGACTCAAACTAATGAAGTATTGGGAAAGATAATATCTATACCAAGTGAAATATCTGCAGGGTGCGGTATGTGTTGGGAGAGTGAAGTTGATTTTGAATATAAGTTAATTGATATATTAAAAGAAAATGATATAGAATATGATAATTCTTATAAGATAGAAAAATAG